Proteins from a genomic interval of Hoplias malabaricus isolate fHopMal1 chromosome 13, fHopMal1.hap1, whole genome shotgun sequence:
- the csnk1da gene encoding casein kinase I gives MELRVGNRYRLGRKIGSGSFGDIYLGTDISVGEEVAIKLECVKTKHPQLHIESKIYKMMQGGVGIPTIKWCGAEGDYNVMVMELLGPSLEDLFNFCSRKFSLKTVLLLADQMISRIEYIHSKNFIHRDVKPDNFLMGLGKKGNLVYIIDFGLAKKYRDARTHQHIPYRENKNLTGTARYASINTHLGIEQSRRDDLESLGYVLMYFNLGSLPWQGLKAATKRQKYERISEKKMSTPIEVLCKGYPSEFATYLNFCRSLRFDDKPDYSYLRQLFRNLFHRQGFSYDYVFDWNMLKFGANRAAEDAERERRDREDRQRHGRNPAARGIPPSSSRPRGTQEVAPPTPLTPTSHTGMERERKVSMRLHRGAPVNISSSDLTGRQDTSRMSTSQALSRVTPSGLQSAVPR, from the exons ATGGAGTTGAGAGTGGGGAACAGATACAGATTGGGGAGGAAAATCGGCTCTGGGTCTTTTGGAGACATTTATTTGG GCACAGACATCTCAGTGGGGGAGGAGGTGGCCATCAAGCTGGAATGTGTGAAGACGAAGCATCCCCAGCTTCACATCGAGAGCAAGATCTACAAGATGATGCAGGGAGGAG TCGGGATCCCCACAATTAAATGGTGCGGCGCGGAGGGAGACTACAACGTGATGGTGATGGAGCTGCTGGGCCCCAGTCTGGAGGACCTCTTCAACTTCTGCTCCAGGAAATTCAGCCTGAAGACTGTCCTCCTGCTTGCAGATCAAATG ATCAGTCGTATAGAGTACATCCACTCGAAGAACTTCATACACAGAGATGTAAAGCCTGATAACTTCCTGATGGGTTTGGGCAAGAAGGGAAACCTTGTTTACATCATTGACTTTGGTTTGGCCAAAAAGTATCGGGATGCCCGCACGCACCAGCACATCCCCTACCGCGAGAACAAGAACCTGACCGGCACCGCCCGCTACGCCTCCATTAACACACACCTCGGCATTG AACAGTCCAGAAGAGACGATTTGGAGTCTCTTGGCTACGTGCTAATGTACTTCAACCTGGGCTCTCTGCCGTGGCAGGGCCTGAAGGCTGCCACTAAACGACAGAAATATGAACGCATCAGTGAGAAGAAAATGTCCACCCCCATTGAAGTCCTCTGCAAAGGATACCCCT CTGAATTTGCCACATACCTCAACTTCTGCCGCTCTTTACGCTTTGATGACAAACCCGATTACTCGTACCTGAGGCAGCTCTTCAGAAACCTCTTTCACAGACAGGGCTTCTCCTATGACTACGTTTTCGACTGGAACATGCTGAAATTC GGAGCGAACAGAGCAGCTGAAGACGCTGAGAGAGAGCGCAGAGATCGAGAGGATAGACAGAGACATGGCAGGAATCCCGCCGCCAGGGGCATCCCCCCATCCTCCAGCAGACCCAGAGGAACACAGGAAGTAGCCCCGCCCACACCGCTCACCCCAACCTCTCACACAG GAATGGAGCGCGAGAGGAAGGTCAGTATGAGATTACACCGCGGCGCTCCAGTCAACATCTCCTCGTCTGACCTGACTGGCCGACAGGACACCTCTCGAATGTCCACGTCACAG